The stretch of DNA AACATTTTAagataaactattattttaaactctcaATTTTtctcatacaaaatttataatttatttgtagtttaaaataagctttATCAAACAAAGACATTATAATTGATTCTTGATTGTTTAAATACTTTATTAAGCTCCGAATCACTATGTGCATGCACCACATTGTTAGTTTATTGAtacatttattgttttatttaatataaatattaagttgaaaaaaattattttcataaaaacatGATATGATGTGATAATAAAAGACGAGAAAATAGCGAATGTCAAGACTTTATtggtgaaaaaaaaacaatatgtaaatttattcttattttattaaaaaataaatttaaaattcttctTATTTGAAGAAAATACTCAATTTTTGTCGTAACTGCAAACGTGATGAACGGGGGAGTGCCTTCTTTTAGTAGCCTCAAAGCACAAATCATTTATGGAATGTATTATTCAAAAGGGAAAGTCAAAGtcatactaaaaaataaaaaaaaaagaagtcacgGCCCGCAACACTTTCTCGTATTCGTCATTTTAATGTTGTCACAAGATTTGTAATTGTTATAATCCAATGGGGTAGTTCAAGTGACAAGGGAGCTCTTTTTGTGAAAATGAATTTTGAGAGAATTCGAATTTAATTTTCACACGTGACGATTCCCCCgtggagttacaaaaaaaaaagatttgcaattgttaatacattatgttcaaAATATGATGATCTGATTCTTTTAATTTGCTCTAGagacaaaaatttaaaacagaTATAACATGATTCTTACGCCTAGATAGTCACAAGTTCAATTCCCGCTAATACCCTCTCGTAAAATCtatttgtataaagttttttaatgtgatttaactcttttatataatttatggaCTATTATTTAAGAATTACCCATTAGATACCACCAGGTAATATCGTGATGAGAACTGTTGTATTGATATTCACAACTCTTAACCATAATTTGTACAAggtataagtatatatacagaGTTGAAGGTAAAGATAGACTAGGACAAGGAGTCATAACCTAACACAATCTCTAGAGTcttaatactccccctcaagcacagggCACAGTTGTgacctgtagcttgtctctcaaGAAGGAAAATCTAGGACCCGGAAGAGGTTTAGTAAAGATGTCTGCAAGCTGATCTTTGGTTGAAATAAAATTCACTTGAATAGCTTTAGCTGCAACTTGGTCTCTCACAAaatggtagtcaatctccacatgTTTTGTACGAGCATGGAAgattggattcgcacacatgtaggtggcaccaagattgtcacaccagaGTTTTGGAACCGAAACGCTAAGTGCACCAATCTCACGCAGCAGGGAGGTTATCCAGATCACTTCAGCACAGACATCTGCAAGAGCCTTGTACTCTGCCTCTGTAGAAGACCGAGCAACAGTTCgttgtttcttgcacacccaggATATAAGATTCCTAGATGGGGTAGGTAAAGATGCATGTCCAATACGACTAATAGATAATTGCGTACCATCACCGATACGAAGCGTGTCACTGCCTATGTAGTCCTCGGAGGTAGAAAGAGCTGCAATGTTAGGTGTAGCATGATGAGTTGCGTCCGTGTCAGGGAACCAGGTGTGAGTCCCCAGGATATCAGCAACCGAACTACCATGATAAGCAACATTAGCCTGAGCTTGAGGAGAAAACCCGGGTGGTAACCTGTAGCAAGCAAGAGTAGAATGACCAAAAGTGCCACATATTTGACACGTGGGCTGCCAGTTGGACGACCGCCCCCTGCCTCTATTACCGCCTTGCTGCCGACCCCCACGCGAGGAACTGCCGCCATGCGCCAAGCCACCGCGTCCGTGAGAATTTCCAGAACCAGACCTCCCCGCGGCACCACGTGACCGGCCACCGCGACCACGCTGCCAACCCCCCTGCGCCATCATCGCCGCCGGCGGAAACTCGCCACCACCAAACTGATCACCAGCGAAAAATTCTTGAGCCCCCAAGAAGTCGGCGAGCTCCTGCAACGTTACCGGAGCACCACGAACAGCAAGGGATCCGGTCAGAATACGGAACTCCAGTCGAAGCCCGCGAAACACGTAGAGATTCTGTTCTACGAGCGACACCGGCCGACCGGCGAGTGCAAGGCCTTCAATGATCATCTGAGCCCGACCAATATAATCTGCCGTAGACGCATCACCCTGCCGGAGTTGCTGAAGCTGACCGAGAAGATGGAGGGTCCGAGCATGCGACGCCGACGCAAGAGACTGCTCGATAGCCTCCCAGACCGCCCGCGACGTCGACTTCCCAACTGCCAAGGGCATGACTTCTTCGGACAAGGAGGAGACGAGCATGGAGAGGACACCTTGATCACGCCGCACCCAGGTTTGATATTCTGGATTTGGTTGAGACGTTGCAGCCGCACCGGTGCCAGTGACAATCACCGAACGTGGACAGGGGAAAGATCCATCAGCAAACCCCATTAATTCATTGCCGCGAAGAAACGGAGCAACTTGGGTAcgccaaaataaataattgtgatGTGTGAGCTTCACgctaatgtagtgatgagcGGAAGAAAGAGATGTTACGGCGGGGAGAACCGTAGAACCAGTAGCAACATCGGAGACAGTCCGTTCAGAGGAGTTAACAGATCCGTCATGCTCAGCCATTAGAATAATGGGAGAAAAAAACCCTAGCTAACTGATACCAAATGAGAACTGTTGTATTGATATTCACAACTCTTAACCATAATCTGTACAAggtataagtatatatacagaGTTGAAGGTAAAGATAGACTAGGACAAGGAGTCATAACCTAACACAATCTCTAGAGTCCTAATAATCGtaatccaaaagaaaaaaaaatattacaagttACATGATTAATAGATTAAACATATATTTGTTATTGGACCTGAATGAGAGGGCATTGTCGTAACATACCATAAAAAAAACACTATAgtaaacaattattattatttggaagAATATAAGAACGAACCTTCTTTTTCTGCGGTTAACGCAGGTACAGAAGCACCTCACTATACACACCAAGAGATGAGAGGATCATATCATCACATACAACTGCAAAACCAGACAACCTAGGATAGCTTGCTGCGCTGCAATCTCTGTTGTTTTTCCTTAAAGGAATATAATAACCAAATCTGTTTCATCTTCAATTCATTTTCAAACAACCATGGCCGCCCAAGATTCTACTTCTTCCTCAAACAACGCTATTGTTTACCATGATGGTATGCCGATTATCCTTttcttgaaaatatatataatatttctagaaaaaaaaaacattatttatttttttggggtaGATAGTATActagtactagtatatatatagtttaattaatcatttaattgATTCAAAaaggtatatatttattttgcgAATATTGTTatggcaaaaaaaaattcaagaaaatttaatatatgCAGGAATGGGAAGGCCTTCTGAGCTGTCCCCTCTGCAAAAGCATGTATCGTTCTTTGATATCAACAAGGATGGCATCGTTTATCCATGGGAAACTTATCAAGGTTTTTTTTTacgagtaattttttttaaacttttaatactttggatatatatactccatattattaGGGAAATTTTACAAATGCATTTATTAGGTTTTCGAAAAATTGGATGTGGGGTGCCTCTCTCCGTTTTTGCATCCTTGTTTATAAATTTTGGTCTCAGTCAGAAAACTCGACCGGTAAGATACATACTCTGATCTCTCTAAATGTATATGAAGATGCATAGTCGTAATTGTGAttgaatattaaatattttttaaaatcattataacTCTGAACGTTGATCTTCTATGGTATGGATTGAAAACAGTGCTCATAGCACCCGCCATATTTACATGTTTTGTATTGATTGCCTCATTAAttagaattttttcttttttatatgacacttttttatttttaaaagtagaatttattaaacatatataaaatgttagtcttataatattcattataaaattaaatttaatattcaaCAATGTATAATTCGATTATAACTGAGCTAAATATTCATtcattaatgtatatatataatttgttattgaGCGCAGGATTtacaataatttgtttttttttttaattaaaaattaaatttaaagtttaatgtCATTTTAGAACAGTATCTTGCTTTATTCGTACGAATAGGATGTCGTTTACTATATGTGGCTGTTGCTTAAAAGTGGCCCACAATGAAGTGATAATTAAGGCACTTACACAACAAAAATCAGAGTTTCCACTAAATATCatgccttttcttttttctttttggaaaagaaaaatttgcatatttttattaattgtttgaaaaatagtttattattttcttttattttatgagaaaatttaCAACCgctacacaaatatatatttagagTAAAATTCGTCTTTTGATCCTAACCGACAAAGAACTACGGAATATAAAGAAGTAAACTAAGATAAGTTGTCCATAACTAACCACATCAAttcaaattgagaaaaaaatatggTTGCctttaattcatgttcattgCACAcaatctctcttttttttttttttttttttttttttttttttttttgtgacacaAAACCTGCACCTTTGACCTTCTTGTTACAACATGTTTGTAAACacttacagcacgtttggttcacggaatgaattttgaggtaataggaatgctattccataaggaatagaatagaaatagtattttgttgtttggttcgtggaaggaatagactttaggaattatattacagtgtttggttggtttaaggaatagaaatgaaatatgttttaaaagacataaatacccttatgtagtagttgtagtaataataataatgttattattaatattaatattattattatgtaataataaaataaaacttataataatattaataacaataataagaaaaaaggaataataataataataatacaaaaacaaaattatatataaaataattatttttaaaaaacacacaaatgagagtttttgatcccacattggtAACTCATCACGAAGGGAAACTCATTTGAGCTTCTCTATATAAGATAATCATGgcttctattttaaaattaacaacaGGATGACGATGCCTTAAAAAGCCAAAAGCTCCATCATTTAAGGAGCtttaattgctcttagttacaaatttttttatataaataatatagtatatatatatatatatatatatatatatatatatatatatatatatatatatatatatgcgctgTTGCGGCTGCGGCGTGGTGCCGCAGCcgcaataattattatataattaaaataaaaattcgtaaaaacaaagaattcaatCTGCAATAGCAAAGgtgagaaataaaaattttaggtttaaaaaatggtaaaaaagaaattataataaaatacttattcCTGAGAGGtcaggaataggttaataccaggggggcccctggtaatagctattacccttgcaagggtaatagctcattctcaggaacaatgttcctgggaatacaaatgcgaaccaaacaacggaataggttattactgggaatgctatgtcattccctatctattccgtgaaccaaacaaccCATTAAAGTGTTACCAATTAttgacttaaaaagaaaaagaaaaaactactcattttgaatatagaaattttcaattttaatctcacaactattatatttttataattagttatttaacttttaatcaATTTTAATCTCACAACTATTATATCTTTAGGTCTTCAAATCTTTAACTCTTCATAGCTTGACTATCTGGGTATACACCTTCCGGGTAGTTTACTTTGCATGTAGTTTTGCTATATATTACGAAGTTAATTTTATACCtaaaaaattcttaatttttaaagtatatatgtattgcCAATAAATTATGgtgtgtatataataattaatggtTTGTTTCAGGGAAAGTGGCCATCCCCTCTCCTCCCTATTGAGGTAGGAAACATCAAACTTAGCAAGCATACTAGTGATTCTGGTGTCTATGACTCCGAAGGAAGGTAATtttaagaataatattattttcttttaccaaaaaaagaatatttttttattaaatttttacttttatttagtgtcattgtaatattttattttttgtatttaattattatgattttttgtatGTTAAGTTGTTTTAAGTCAACCAATTCACATATAacttatgaaaataaagagtcTAATGACGATTTTAACAGGAAAAATAGTTTACAAAATAAGTATACTcattaacattattataatagttattgtattattcattagttaaatcactttttttttttattttcccaaccatttatttaaaaagtctATAAATCTCACATTTCACTTCTTGTCttaaataaaacttttaatatagttttattatactaattttattcaattcacTAAATCTAAATTAATACTATAAAAAGGTGAATTGTTACTAATTTGAGTCAAGCTAGTTTCGTTAcctatataatacttttgtaatttaaaacaaaagtaGTATTATATTTATGGAATAGAGCTAGCTACTATTCTtactacacaattttttttcattatttatcaTTCTTCGATCATCTAATATATAAAACTAGGACATGTAAATAAAGTAATACTGTATAAAAATACACTCAGAATATTCGATCTGAATGGATTAATGGTAGTTCGGGGGAATGTATAATGAATAACAATTCAAGTtactcaaattaattatataccaATAATAATGTGGTTGTTACATTTTGTAGGTTTGTTGAATCAAAATTTGAGGAGATATTTAAGAAACATGCAAAATCAAATCCAAATGGTTTAACATCAGTGGAATTGGATGAAATGCTCCAGGCAAATAGGAAGCCAAATGACTATGGTGGATGGTAATATATAATTCATTCTTTGATATCTCTCTTCATGAAATTGTTTGACAAAGATAATGAAatctaaataacaaaaaaaaaaaaaagtataaattagGTACAAGGTAACATGAAAACAGAATGTTCTGAATAGGAAGCCAAATGACTATGGTGGATGGTAATTAGGTTGTGTTTGGaaatccggaaaatgatttctgaaaattatttttcgggttttccgtgtttggatgtaATTGGAAAATTTAGTaaacggaaaatatttttctttgactagaGAAATATAGTCATTTTCCGCCACACTCAAAACAAGGTTTCTAGCGGAAATCATAAGTCTGGTTTTAGCCGAAAACCATAACAGCTCTGGTACAGTTTTCTGCTATGCAACCGAACAcggaaaatgaaaatattttctgaaaaatactcatttttcaaatgtcatttttttgcttTCCACTTACCCTAAAATAAATTAGATCTGTACTCCCAGTACAGGTGATAGTAATAGTTGTAACGATAGTCTCCACTAAGTATTAAACATACGTCATATAAAAAATCTCGAGATCgattctaaaaataaatattgggggTTTATAATCTGTGAGATGTAATGTTTAATATGGAGTTTGGTTTGCAGGATTGGTGCATTATC from Ipomoea triloba cultivar NCNSP0323 chromosome 7, ASM357664v1 encodes:
- the LOC116024006 gene encoding probable peroxygenase 5 isoform X2 — its product is MAAQDSTSSSNNAIVYHDGMGRPSELSPLQKHVSFFDINKDGIVYPWETYQGFRKIGCGVPLSVFASLFINFGLSQKTRPGKWPSPLLPIEVGNIKLSKHTSDSGVYDSEGRFVESKFEEIFKKHAKSNPNGLTSVELDEMLQANRKPNDYGGWIGALSEWKILYLIGKDKNGILPKETIRGVYDGSLFESMAKKHASKKQVW
- the LOC116024006 gene encoding probable peroxygenase 5 isoform X1 produces the protein MAAQDSTSSSNNAIVYHDGMGRPSELSPLQKHVSFFDINKDGIVYPWETYQGFRKIGCGVPLSVFASLFINFGLSQKTRPGKWPSPLLPIEVGNIKLSKHTSDSGVYDSEGRFVESKFEEIFKKHAKSNPNGLTSVELDEMLQANRKPNDYGGWIGALSEWKILYLIGKDKNGILPKETIRGVYDGSLFESMAKKHASKKCGNNFLL